AATGAGGGAAATTAGTTTTGTTGAAAAAGAAGAAGCAGATTATAATGTTTATATTGATGAAGAGACTTTAAAGTTTAAATATAAGGATTACTATAAAGAAGAATCTTTAGGAGAAGATATTAAAAATTCTCTTAGAAGATTTCTTTTTCTGTGTTTGAGAGATTTAACTAATGATATATATCCTTGGGGTATTTTAATTGGAATTAGGCCATCTAAAATAGCATTGAAACTTCTTAATGAAGGCCATTCAGAGGAAGAAGTAATTGAAATATTTAAGAAAAAGTATGTTGCTCATGCAGATAAGGCTAAGTTATGTATAAAAGTTGCAAAAGCTGAAGAGCGAATAGTTAATAAGGATAAAAATAATATAGCTGTTTATGTAGGAATGGCTTTTTGCCCAACCAAATGCTTATACTGCTCTTTTACCTCCAATCCAATTGGTATATATAAAAAGATGGTTAAGCCATATATAGAAGCCTTAATAAAAGAAATACAAGGCATGAGTGAGTATATTAAAGAAAAAAATCTTAATGTTGAATCAGTGTATTTTGGAGGAGGAACTCCAACAGCAGTAAATGATGAAGAATTTGCAGCTATTATGAAGGAAATCTATAATAATCTTATTAAGGATAACAAGGTTAAAGAATTTACAGTTGAATGTGGAAGACCAGATACCTTAACAAGGGAAAAGCTTAAAACCATGAAGGAATCTAAAGTTGATAGAATTAGTATTAACCCTCAGACTATGAATGATGATACTTTAAACTTAATAGGACGAACTCATTCATCAGAAGATATAAAAGAAAAATTCAAATTGGCTAGAGAGCTTGGCTTTAATGATATAAACATGGATATTATTATAGGCCTTCCAGGAGAAACTCATAAAGAGGTTCTACATACTGAAAATGAACTTATTAAGCTAAAACCTGATAGTATTACTGTTCATGGTTTAGCCTTAAAAAGAGGATCTCGAATGTATGAAGAATTTATATTGAAAAAAGGAATAGAAATCACACCTCAGGAAGAAATTATAAAAATGTATGAAGAAAGCAGAAATTTAGCAGAAAACTTAGGTATTTCACCATATTATATGTATAGACAAAAAAATATGGTTGGAAATATGGAGAATTTGGGGTATGCTAAAGAAGGCAAGGAATGCATTTATAATATTCAAATGATTGAAGAAAGACAAACAGTAATTGCATTAGGGGCTGCTGCAGTAAGTAAAGTAATATTTTTAGAGGAAGATAGACTAGAAAGATTCCCTAATCTAAAGGATCTTCATGAATATATATCAAGAATTGATGAAATGATTGAAAAGAAGAAGATGTTACTTGATACATTATATAATTAATGTTTAATTATCAATTGACTAATGAACATTTATATATAGTATGTTTATTTGCACTAATTAGTAATATTTGAGGAGGAAAAAACAAATGGCAATTGAAATGCAAGCACCAAAAGGTACGAAGGATATGCTTCCTGAAGATGCCTATAAGTGGCAATACATAGAAGGCGTATTTAGAAATGTTGCTAAAACATATGGAATTAGGGAAATTAGAACTCCAATGTTTGAACATACAGAATTATTTTTAAGAAGCGTTGGTGATACAACTGATATAGTACAAAAGGAAATGTACACTTTTAATGATAAAGGTGATAGAAGTATAACATTGAAACCAGAAGGAACTGCTTCAGCTGTTAGAGCTTTTGTTGAAAATAGATTATTTAACGAAGCTCAACCTACAAAGTTATATTATGTAACACCAGCTTTTAGATATGAAAATGTTCAAAAGGGAAGACTTAGACAATTTCATCAATGTGGAATTGAAGTTTTTGGTTCCAATGCACCTTCAATGGATGCAGAAGTTATAGCAGTAGCAATGGATACGTTGAAGAAATTAGGTTTAAAGAGTTTAAGCTTAAATATAAATAATTTAGGATGTCCAGAATGTAGACCTAAGTATAATGAAGCCTTAAAGAAGTTCCTACAAGAAAATTACGATGGTCTTTGTGATACTTGTAAGAGCAGATTTGAAAAAAATCCTATGAGAATTTTAGACTGTAAGGAAAAGAAATGTCACGAAATTACTAAAAATGCACCGATAATTTTAGATTATGTATGTGAAGAATGTGGTGATCACTTTGGAAAAGTTAAGGAATATCTTGATATTTTAGGACTTCCATATACAATAGATCCAGGTATAGTAAGAGGTTTAGATTATTATACAAAAACTATTTTTGAAATTTTAACTTCTGATTTTACTGTGTGTGGAGGAGGAAGGTATGATAAGCTTATAGAAGAGCTTGGCGGTCCAGACATGCCTGCAGTTGGTTTTGGAATGGGAATCGAAAGATTAATTATGACTTTAGAAAAAGAAAAAATTGAAATACCTAAGGAAACACTATTTGATTTATATATAGGTGCAAGAGGAGAGGCAGAAGGGAAGTTTGCCTTTAAGCTTGCTAATGACTTAAGAGGTCTAGGAGTTAAATGTGAAATAAATCATATGGGAAGAAGCATTAAAGCTGAAATGAAATATGCTAATAAATTAGGTGCAGCATATACTACTATTTTAGGTGAAGATGAATTAACTAACAAAAAGATTAATTTAAAGAGAATGAGTGATGGTGAAATTTTTGAAGTTTCATTAGATAATTTGGAGGAAATAGCTAAAGTAGTTAGATAAGATGAATTAGAACAATTTTTAGTAAAATATTGAAAAAAGTATGTTTTTCGATTACAATTATTAAGGCATATAAAAGTTAGGTATTAGTTAATTACTAATTAATTTTTATGTTGCATTAAAATTTAAAATGAATTGACAATTGATGATTAAAGCCATACTAAGGCAATCGCATGCCAATTTATAATATATAAATAAAGAAATCCCAAAGGGATTTCATCAAAAATTGTTAACTGTAAACTGTAAATTGTTAACTGTTAACTGACATAAATGGAGGTTTAGTAATGGGTGAATCTTTAAATGGATTAAAGCGTACAATGATGTGTGGTGAACCTAGAGAAGAACATGTTGGTAAAAAGATTACTTTAATGGGATGGGTTCAAAGAAATAGAAAGCTTGGAGCACTTGAATTTATTGATTTAAGAGATAAAACAGGTATAATGCAAGTAGTTTTCGGAGAGGAAATAAATGCTGAAGCTTTTGAAAAAGCAAAAGCAGTAAGATCTGAATACTGTATAGCTGTAACAGGTGAAGTTGTAAAAAGAGAAAGTGTTAATGAAAACATGCCAACTGGTTATGTTGAATTAAAATGCGAAGCTATAAAGATTCTTTCTGAATCTGAAACTCCACCAATATATATTAAAGAAGATTTAGATGCTGCTGAAAATATCAGATTAAAATATAGATATTTAGATTTAAGAAGACCTGATATGCAAAAGATTTTTGAAATCAGAAGTAAAACTACTAAAGCTATTAGAGATTACTTAGAAGAACATAACTTCTTAGATGTGGAAACTCCAATTTTAACTAAGAGTACTCCAGAAGGAGCTAGAGACTATTTAGTCCCTTCAAGAAACTATCCAGGAATGTTCTATGCACTTCCACAATCTCCACAAATATTTAAGCAGTTATTAATGGTATCTGGTTTCGACAGATATTATCAAATTGCTAAATGTTTTAGAGATGAAGATTTAAGAGCTAATAGACAACCTGAATTTACTCAAGTTGATATGGAATTAAGCTTTGTTGAACAAGAAGACATAATGGCTGTAAATGAAGGATTAATTGCTCATGTATTTAAAAAGGTAGCAGGTGTAGATGTCCAGCTTCCTATTAAGAGAATGACATTTAAAGATGCTATGGAAAAATACGGTTCAGATAAACCAGATTTAAGATTTGGAATGGAAATAACTGATATTACAGAAGACGTTAAAGATTTAGATTTTGTTGTGTTTAAATCTGCAATAGAGGCTGGAGGATCTGTTAGAGCATTATGCTTAAAGGGTGGAGCTGATCTAGGAAGAAAGCCTTTAGATAAATTAGGCGAATTTGTTAAAACCTATAAGGCAAAAGGTCTAGCATGGATTCAACTTAAGGAAGATGGTGTTAAATCATCAATAGCTAAATTCTTAACTGATGATGTGACTAATGCTATTGCAAAAACTATGAAGGCTGAAAATGGAGATGCTATTTTAATAGTAGCAGATAAGAATTCAGTTGTATTCCAAAGTTTAGGTGCATTAAGATTAGAACTTGCTAAACAATTTGAATTAATTAAAGATAAAAAGGAATTTAACTTTACTTGGATCACTGAATTCCCATTATTTGAATACAGTGAAGAAGAAGAAAGATATACAGCTTGTCACCACCCATTTACTGCACCAATGGATGAAGATTTAGAATTTATTGAATCAAATCCAGGTATTGTGAGATCTAAAGCTTATGATTTAGTATTAAATGGTGAAGAATTAGGTGGAGGATCTATAAGAATTCATGAAATGGCTCTTCAAGAAAGAATGTTTAAAGCATTAGGCTTTACAGAAGAACAGGCATGGGAAAGGTTTGGATTCTTGTTACAAGCATTTAAGTTTGGACCACCACCACATGGAGGCTTGGCATTTGGATTGGATAGAATGATAATGTTCTTAGCTGGAACAGAAAATATCAAAGATGTTATTGTATTCCCTAAAAACCAAAATGCATATTGCTATTTAAGTGAAGCACCAAATATTGCTGACGAAAAGCAATTGACTGAACTTGGAATTGGAATACTTCCTAAAGAAAATGATAAATAAAAATTAATTTTAAATAACTATGTTTAATTAATTATTAAGCATAGTTATTTTTTGATTAAAATTTAAATTAAAAAGGTTGAAAAATATTTTGTTAGTTAACATATATGAGCATAGTAACTAAAAATGTATGTATTATTTTGTTTTAATATGTTATAATGTGGGTATATAATATAAGAAATGTTATTGGAGGTGATTAAATGGTAATTTCAAGTATGAATAATTATGCTAGTATGCAAAAATTACAAATGGCTATGATAAAAATGTCATCAGGTACTAAAATTAACTCAGCAGCAGATGATGCAGCAGGTCTTTCAATTTCTCAAAAGATGTTGTCACAATCAAATGGATATTCACAAGCTAACGAAAATGCAGCAGATGCTCAAAATGCAAGTAATGTAGCAGAAGGTGGACTAAGTGGAATAGAAGACAGTCTTCAAAGAATTAGAGAGTTATCAGTTAAAGCAGGAAATGGTATATATTCTGATCAAGATAGAGCAATGATGCAAAAAGAAATTGATCAAGAAAAGGCATCAATTACAGATCAAGTTAAAGGAACTGAATTTAATACAATTAAAATGTTAGATAATAATTCAGACATAAATTTAGCTATAAATTCTAAAGGAAATGGAATGTCAATGAAAATGGTTGACACTTCACTAGAAACATTAGGAATTGCTGATTATGATGTTACTAAAAACTTTAGTATTGATGCTATTGATAAGGCTATAGCTAAGGTAACATCGGCTAGAAACAATTTTGGAACCACTAGTAACATATTAGATAAAGTAATTGATAGTAATGATATTACTAATCATAATCTTATGGCTTCAATGAGCAAAATAACTGATACTGATTATGCAAAATCATCAACTGACTTTAGTACTCAAAGTGCATTAAATCAATATAATTATATGGCATCACAGGCCAATATTCAGCAGTTCTCTTTATTAGCAAAAGTATAGAAAAAATAAATTTTATATTGATATCTAAGGCTTTTCTTACATTTAGTAAGAAGGTCTTTTTTTTATGTGAATCAATGATTTAAATAATTTGAAAGGATCGTGATAACTAGGATTATAAAAGAATGAAATATAGATATCCAAATTAATAATTCAACTTATAAATGTAATATACATACATCATTGAGAAATTATAATCGTAACACTACACTAGAAATCAGATACATTTTTCTGGAAGCAGGCATGTGAAATTGAGATGATGATGGTTCTTAATGGCGGCTTGTTTTATTTACAGCTTGTCTAAAAGTGAATGTCCAAATTTTATATTTGGAAACATGAACTTTCTCCTTGGGGATTTTACATCTGGAACACGCTGAAATGACGACAAGCCGCCATTTAGAACCTTCCATCGAAAATTTCACTAGTCCTGTGGAAGATAAATGTATCTGATTTAGGTAATTGTTGCATAAGTCTAATTTTCGATTTGGATATCTTTATTTATTAATAATAAAATTGAACATTGTTAGAAATATGCTATAATTAAATTCAATGTACAAACATAAAAATGGGGGATAAAAATGTTAGGAACAATAGTAAATGCATTAGCAATAATAGGTGGCTGTTTAGCGGGATTAATAGTAAAAGGACGACTAACTGAAAAGATAAGTTCAACCATAATGAATGGTTTGGCTTTATGTGTACTTTATATAGGAATATCAGGTGCTCTAAAAGGTAAGGATACTTTAGAAATCATAATTTGTATAGCATTAGGAGCCCTTATTGGAGAAATAATTGATTTAGATAAGAGACTTAATGATTTGGGAGATATGATTGAAAATAAAATAAATGGAAACAAAAAGAATAAAGAGAAAGAAAAGATTTCTATATCAGAAGGTTTTGTTACATCAAGTTTATTATTTTGTGTAGGAGCTATGGCAGTAGTTGGCTCACTTGAAAGTGGCCTCCAGGGGAATCATACAACTCTTTTTGCAAAATCAATACTAGATGGAGTATCTGCAATAATATTTACATCCTCTCTTGGAATAGGAGTAATGCTGTCTTCAGTTGCAATTTTAATTTATCAAGGAAGTATAACACTACTTGCAGGTTGTCTTTCCACAGTGCTTACAGATAGTGTAATCAGCAATATGTCTGCGGTTGGAAGCCTTTTAATTGTAGGACTTGCATTTAATATGCTTGGAGTAACTAAAATTAAGGTAGCTAATTTACTTCCGGCGATATTTATTCCGATAATCTATACCTTATTTTAACAAGAAATAAAAATTTAAAATAGAGTAAGTATTTAATAAAATCAAAATACTTACTCTATTTTTTTATTCGATATAGGTTGATGATAATGTTTACTTAATAAGTTTATAGGAGCAAGTTAATTAATTTCTGTAATAAATTTGTGGAATAAGTAATATTATTAGTAGCAGGTGACTAATACAAAGTTAACGTATTATTTGAAGAAAACAGAATAAAGAGTTTGTGAAGTCAGAGATAAAAATGTAAAGGGACATATTATACATTTATTTAGATAAAATTAGAAAACAGATTTATCAATATAATGAGGTGATCGTAATTGTATTTCAAAAAGAATGAAGCTTGGTATGTTTTATTTGTAAATACAAATCAAGAAGAAAAAGTAAAAGGAATTCTTGAAAAAGAAATTGGCGATAAGTATAAATTCATTATACCAACAAGAGAACTTAAGGAAAGAAAAAATGGAAAATGGCATTATGTTAGGCGAAAATTATTTCCAGGGTATATTTTTATAAAAACCTCAATGAATATTGATATGTACTATAAACTAAAAAATGCTCCTGGAATAATTAGATTGCTAAGGAGTGAAGATGAAATTTTAACAGTTTCTGAAGAGGAATTAAATATATTAAGTATGTTTTTAAGTAATAATGATATTAACATAGGAATTTCTGAATTATATAGGGATAAGGATATTATTAGAATAATTTCAGGACCTTTATTAGGATTAGAAGGGCAAATTGTAAAATTTAATTTTAGAAAATGCAGAGCAAAGGTAAATATCAATTTTATGAATGAAGTAAGAGTAGTGGAACTTGGTATTGAGCTAGTTGAAAAAATCTGAATTATAATTTGGGTGTTTCGGCCCCATAGAAAGATTAAGAGGTTATAGTTTGTTTTTGTAGCATAGCTAGAGTTATGTGAATGGGCGAAGCTATGCCTAGAGACATTATTTATCTTACAGATTGGAGAGGACTATTATTAATGAAAAAAAGAATTATGCATATAGTTCAATCAGCTGGAGGGGTTGAACGGTATATATTAATGTTATTGAAAAATATGGATTCTTCAAAATATGAAAATATTCTTGTATGTTCAAATGATTACAAAGAGGAAAACTATAATGGATTGGTTAATGTTTTTGAATGTATAAATATGATTAGGCCAATAAATATTGTATCTGATGTTAAGGCAATAATATATGTTAGAAGTATTATTAAAAAATATAAACCTAATATTGTGTACATGCATTCTAGTAAAGGTGGGGCAATAGGAAGAATCGCAAATATAGGTATCAAAAATAATAGCATTTATAATCCACATGGATGGTCCTTTAATATGGATTGTGATCCTAAGAAAAAAGCTATATATCGATGGACTGAGAGATTGCTCTCACGATTATGCAACATTATTATTGCAATTTCAGATTATGAGAAAAAAACGGCAATTGAAAATAAAATATGTCGCCCTGATAAAATTAGAGTTATTTATAATGGAACTGATATTGATGAATATATAAGGAAGAAAGACATTTATTCGCTAACAAGGGCTGATTTAGGAATACAAAATGATGCATATATTATAGGAACAGTAGGACGTCTTTCAAAACAGAAAGCTCCTGACACATTTATTAAAGCTGCAGGAATTATAAAGAAATATATTCCAAAGGCTTTTTTTTTGATGGTTGGAGATGGAGAGATGAAAAATGAAATTGAAGATCTGATAAGAAAAATGGATTTACAAAAGTCAGTATTAGTTACTGGATGGGTTAATGAGCCTATGGAATATATACGACTTTTTGATCAAGCAATGCTCTTATCCAGATGGGAAGGTTTTGGGTTAGTGCTAACTGAATATATGCTTGCAAAAAAGCCAATTATTGCAACGAAAGTTGATGCAATTTCAGATTTAATTACAGATAGGGTAAATGGACTTCTTGTAAAAATGGATGATATTGAGGCTATTGCACGAGCAAGTAAAGAGATATATGAAGATAAAGAGTTGGTTAATTTAATGATAAATAATAGTTTTAGGCTTGTGAATGAAAGATTTAATATAAAGAGAGTGGTTTCAGAACTTGAAACATTATTTAATAATAAATAAAGATTTTTTTCTTATAGATTTCAGCTTTTAAATTGGGAGGGATATGCGTGAAAAAAGTAGCAATTGTATCCTGTTACTTTATGGAAAATTATGGAAGTATGCTTCAAGCATATGCAACTCAGAAAATATTAGATAACTTTGGAGTTGAAAATGAAACAATTTGTATAAAGGGATTAGATAAAGAAATTAAATACAGGAAGGTGAAATATTTTGCTAGTAAAGTTTTAGATATTGATACTGTAAGAAATAAATGGAGTTTTATTAAACATAGTATTTACAAAATTATTAATTTATATGGATTTAAAGATAAAATGAAGAAAAGAAGTGCTGCATTTGAAAAATTTTTGCCTTTGTTTCATATTTCAAGGGAGTATGCGTCTTTTGACCAATTAAAAAATGTAGTTAGCAGTTACTCGTCTGTAATTGTTGGAAGTGATCAATTATGGTTACCATCGAATATTTCAGCAGATTACTATACTTTGAATTGGGTTCCCTATGAAATAAAAAAGATTTCATATGCTACAAGCTTCGGAGTAGCACATTTAGAAGAAAAATTTCAGAATTTAGCAAAATCATTCTTAACACGGATTAATTATTTATCTGTTAGAGAGCTGTCAGGTCAAAAACTTATTAAAGAAATTACAGGGATTGATGCAAAAATTGTATGTGACCCTACACTTCTTTTCACAGCAGATGAATGGATGGATGTTCAACCTAAAGAAAGACTAATAAAAAAACCCTATATTTTCTGTTATTTTATTGGTAACAATAGAGATCAGCGTAAATTTGTAAATAAGCTAAAAATTGTAACAGGTTATAAGATTGTTGCACTACTGCATATTGATGAATTTATAAGATACGATGAAGCTCTTGTGGATGAGGCTCCATATCATATAACACCTGGTGATTTTATTAACTTAATAAGAAATGCAGAGTATGTTTGTACCGATTCTTTTCATGGATCAGTTTTTTCAATATTAAACAAAAAGAAATTTTTTACTTTTAAACGCTTTAAAGCCAATAGAAAAGGATCTACAAATTCTAGATTAGACTCATTATTTAATTTGTTGGGATTGGAAGAAAGAATGCTTTCTCCAAATGATGATGTGGAGCATTGTATTCATATGAAAATTGATTATGAAACAGTTCATAAAAAACTAAATAGTTTTAGAGAAGAGTCAAAAAAATATCTTAGAGAGGCGTTAGGAATATAAATGGTGGATAATTAATGATAACAATAACTGATAAATCAAAATGCTGTGGCTGCAATGCTTGTGCTAATATATGTCCTAAAAATTGTATAAAGATGAAAAGAGATGAAGAAGGATTTCTATATCCTGATATATGCCAAGATGAATGCATAAGTTGTAACCTTTGTGAAAGTGTTTGTCCTGAAATAAATGTAAGAGCAGAGGTACCTTTTAAGCAAGATGGATATATTGTACAAATTAAAGATGAAAACATTCGTAGAGAGAGCACTGCAGGTGGAGCCTTTTCTGCAATTGCTAGATATATAATCCAAAGTGGTGGTGTGGTCTTTGGAGTAGTAATGGATGATAAATTTTTAGCGCATCATACTTATGTTGAAAGTGAACTAGAATTACAGAAATATAGAAATAGTAAATATGTTCAAAGTTTTGTTGGTGAATCGACTTTTAAGCAGGTTAGAGAATTTTTAAATAAAGGCAGAACGGTATGCTTCAGTGGTACTCCATGTCAGATTGAAGGGTTAAAACTTTTTTTAAAGGAGGACTATAAAAAGCTCATTACAGTTGATGTAGTATGCCGTGCAGTTCCATCACCCCTTGCATTTGAGAAATATATAGAGCTTCAGAATAAATGTTTAGGCACTGATATAATAAATGTTCGATTTAGGGATAAATACTTTGGTTATAAATATTCTACAATGAATATCTGTACTGCAAAGAATAATTGGAGTTATCACCGTGGAATTGAATCTGACCCTTGGCTCAGAGCTTTTTTTTCAGGAATCTGCAATCGACCGTCATGTTATGAATGCAATTTTAGGAAAAGATATAGGGTAAGTGATTTTACTATTTGGGATTGCTTTTCTGTTTGTAATTTTTCAAAAAAAATGGATGATGATAAGGGGACTACGAGAATGTTAGTTCATACGAGTAAAGGAAGAGAGCTATTTGACAAGATAAAAGAAGAAATAAAGTATGTTGAATTAAATCCAGATGAAATTGTTAATGGAGTTAAGGAGATTTTTGAACCATCTAAGCGAAATCCAAAGAGGGATGAGTTTATGGCAGATTTAAATATACTGGATGCGGAAAAACTATTTAAAAAGTACTTTCCAAATACGATAAAAGTTAAAATTAAAAGATTTATAAGAATTGCTTTATATAAATTGAGAATATACAAGTTTGTAAAAAATCTTTATTCAATTATTCTAAAAAAATAGGTGGAATAATTAAATAAATAATAGGAAGGAGAATTTGTGCTATATAGAAGTAGTACGTAATATATATGAAATTGATGTTTATACATGGTGGAACAAAATTGAAGGAAGATGCTTCTGGAAACTTATATACCGATGGAAATTTTAATAATAAAATATGGGATAGATATCGTGTATTTTGTGATGATTTGCAAGTGTTATTGCGAAAAGAAGCTAAAATTTATGATAAGGACTATGCAATTAACAAA
The window above is part of the Clostridium saccharoperbutylacetonicum N1-4(HMT) genome. Proteins encoded here:
- the hisS gene encoding histidine--tRNA ligase, translated to MAIEMQAPKGTKDMLPEDAYKWQYIEGVFRNVAKTYGIREIRTPMFEHTELFLRSVGDTTDIVQKEMYTFNDKGDRSITLKPEGTASAVRAFVENRLFNEAQPTKLYYVTPAFRYENVQKGRLRQFHQCGIEVFGSNAPSMDAEVIAVAMDTLKKLGLKSLSLNINNLGCPECRPKYNEALKKFLQENYDGLCDTCKSRFEKNPMRILDCKEKKCHEITKNAPIILDYVCEECGDHFGKVKEYLDILGLPYTIDPGIVRGLDYYTKTIFEILTSDFTVCGGGRYDKLIEELGGPDMPAVGFGMGIERLIMTLEKEKIEIPKETLFDLYIGARGEAEGKFAFKLANDLRGLGVKCEINHMGRSIKAEMKYANKLGAAYTTILGEDELTNKKINLKRMSDGEIFEVSLDNLEEIAKVVR
- a CDS encoding Coenzyme F420 hydrogenase/dehydrogenase, beta subunit C-terminal domain; the protein is MITITDKSKCCGCNACANICPKNCIKMKRDEEGFLYPDICQDECISCNLCESVCPEINVRAEVPFKQDGYIVQIKDENIRRESTAGGAFSAIARYIIQSGGVVFGVVMDDKFLAHHTYVESELELQKYRNSKYVQSFVGESTFKQVREFLNKGRTVCFSGTPCQIEGLKLFLKEDYKKLITVDVVCRAVPSPLAFEKYIELQNKCLGTDIINVRFRDKYFGYKYSTMNICTAKNNWSYHRGIESDPWLRAFFSGICNRPSCYECNFRKRYRVSDFTIWDCFSVCNFSKKMDDDKGTTRMLVHTSKGRELFDKIKEEIKYVELNPDEIVNGVKEIFEPSKRNPKRDEFMADLNILDAEKLFKKYFPNTIKVKIKRFIRIALYKLRIYKFVKNLYSIILKK
- a CDS encoding coproporphyrinogen III oxidase translates to MEVKINLNNLKYRYEVYQLFNVYFSMREISFVEKEEADYNVYIDEETLKFKYKDYYKEESLGEDIKNSLRRFLFLCLRDLTNDIYPWGILIGIRPSKIALKLLNEGHSEEEVIEIFKKKYVAHADKAKLCIKVAKAEERIVNKDKNNIAVYVGMAFCPTKCLYCSFTSNPIGIYKKMVKPYIEALIKEIQGMSEYIKEKNLNVESVYFGGGTPTAVNDEEFAAIMKEIYNNLIKDNKVKEFTVECGRPDTLTREKLKTMKESKVDRISINPQTMNDDTLNLIGRTHSSEDIKEKFKLARELGFNDINMDIIIGLPGETHKEVLHTENELIKLKPDSITVHGLALKRGSRMYEEFILKKGIEITPQEEIIKMYEESRNLAENLGISPYYMYRQKNMVGNMENLGYAKEGKECIYNIQMIEERQTVIALGAAAVSKVIFLEEDRLERFPNLKDLHEYISRIDEMIEKKKMLLDTLYN
- the aspS gene encoding aspartate--tRNA ligase translates to MGESLNGLKRTMMCGEPREEHVGKKITLMGWVQRNRKLGALEFIDLRDKTGIMQVVFGEEINAEAFEKAKAVRSEYCIAVTGEVVKRESVNENMPTGYVELKCEAIKILSESETPPIYIKEDLDAAENIRLKYRYLDLRRPDMQKIFEIRSKTTKAIRDYLEEHNFLDVETPILTKSTPEGARDYLVPSRNYPGMFYALPQSPQIFKQLLMVSGFDRYYQIAKCFRDEDLRANRQPEFTQVDMELSFVEQEDIMAVNEGLIAHVFKKVAGVDVQLPIKRMTFKDAMEKYGSDKPDLRFGMEITDITEDVKDLDFVVFKSAIEAGGSVRALCLKGGADLGRKPLDKLGEFVKTYKAKGLAWIQLKEDGVKSSIAKFLTDDVTNAIAKTMKAENGDAILIVADKNSVVFQSLGALRLELAKQFELIKDKKEFNFTWITEFPLFEYSEEEERYTACHHPFTAPMDEDLEFIESNPGIVRSKAYDLVLNGEELGGGSIRIHEMALQERMFKALGFTEEQAWERFGFLLQAFKFGPPPHGGLAFGLDRMIMFLAGTENIKDVIVFPKNQNAYCYLSEAPNIADEKQLTELGIGILPKENDK
- a CDS encoding polysaccharide pyruvyl transferase family protein, whose amino-acid sequence is MKKVAIVSCYFMENYGSMLQAYATQKILDNFGVENETICIKGLDKEIKYRKVKYFASKVLDIDTVRNKWSFIKHSIYKIINLYGFKDKMKKRSAAFEKFLPLFHISREYASFDQLKNVVSSYSSVIVGSDQLWLPSNISADYYTLNWVPYEIKKISYATSFGVAHLEEKFQNLAKSFLTRINYLSVRELSGQKLIKEITGIDAKIVCDPTLLFTADEWMDVQPKERLIKKPYIFCYFIGNNRDQRKFVNKLKIVTGYKIVALLHIDEFIRYDEALVDEAPYHITPGDFINLIRNAEYVCTDSFHGSVFSILNKKKFFTFKRFKANRKGSTNSRLDSLFNLLGLEERMLSPNDDVEHCIHMKIDYETVHKKLNSFREESKKYLREALGI
- a CDS encoding flagellin, coding for MVISSMNNYASMQKLQMAMIKMSSGTKINSAADDAAGLSISQKMLSQSNGYSQANENAADAQNASNVAEGGLSGIEDSLQRIRELSVKAGNGIYSDQDRAMMQKEIDQEKASITDQVKGTEFNTIKMLDNNSDINLAINSKGNGMSMKMVDTSLETLGIADYDVTKNFSIDAIDKAIAKVTSARNNFGTTSNILDKVIDSNDITNHNLMASMSKITDTDYAKSSTDFSTQSALNQYNYMASQANIQQFSLLAKV
- a CDS encoding glycosyltransferase family 4 protein, with product MKKRIMHIVQSAGGVERYILMLLKNMDSSKYENILVCSNDYKEENYNGLVNVFECINMIRPINIVSDVKAIIYVRSIIKKYKPNIVYMHSSKGGAIGRIANIGIKNNSIYNPHGWSFNMDCDPKKKAIYRWTERLLSRLCNIIIAISDYEKKTAIENKICRPDKIRVIYNGTDIDEYIRKKDIYSLTRADLGIQNDAYIIGTVGRLSKQKAPDTFIKAAGIIKKYIPKAFFLMVGDGEMKNEIEDLIRKMDLQKSVLVTGWVNEPMEYIRLFDQAMLLSRWEGFGLVLTEYMLAKKPIIATKVDAISDLITDRVNGLLVKMDDIEAIARASKEIYEDKELVNLMINNSFRLVNERFNIKRVVSELETLFNNK
- the loaP gene encoding antiterminator LoaP; the protein is MYFKKNEAWYVLFVNTNQEEKVKGILEKEIGDKYKFIIPTRELKERKNGKWHYVRRKLFPGYIFIKTSMNIDMYYKLKNAPGIIRLLRSEDEILTVSEEELNILSMFLSNNDINIGISELYRDKDIIRIISGPLLGLEGQIVKFNFRKCRAKVNINFMNEVRVVELGIELVEKI
- a CDS encoding DUF554 domain-containing protein; amino-acid sequence: MLGTIVNALAIIGGCLAGLIVKGRLTEKISSTIMNGLALCVLYIGISGALKGKDTLEIIICIALGALIGEIIDLDKRLNDLGDMIENKINGNKKNKEKEKISISEGFVTSSLLFCVGAMAVVGSLESGLQGNHTTLFAKSILDGVSAIIFTSSLGIGVMLSSVAILIYQGSITLLAGCLSTVLTDSVISNMSAVGSLLIVGLAFNMLGVTKIKVANLLPAIFIPIIYTLF